In Kitasatospora sp. NBC_00240, the following are encoded in one genomic region:
- the purF gene encoding amidophosphoribosyltransferase, which yields MPRGDGRLNHDLLPGEKGPQDACGVFGVWAPGEEVAKLTFFGLYALQHRGQESAGIAVSNGSQILVFKDMGLVSQVFDEASLGSLHGHIAVGHARYSTTGSSVWENAQPTFRATVNGSLALGHNGNLVNTAELAEMVARLPGEEHVSRSGRSAATNDTDLVTALLAGHPELSIEETAQQVLPKVKGAFSLVFMDEHTLYAARDPQGIRPLVLGRLERGWVVASETAALDICGASYIREVEPGELIAIDENGMRSSRFAEAKPKGCVFEYVYLARPDTSIAGRNVHLSRVEMGRKLAKEAPVEADLVIATPESGTPAAIGYAEASGIPYGSGLVKNAYVGRTFIQPSQTIRQLGIRLKLNPLKEVIAGKRLVVVDDSIVRGNTQRALVRMLREAGAAEVHIRISSPPVKWPCFFGIDFATRAELIANGMTVEEIGRTLGADSLAYISIDGMIEATTQPKDKLCRACFDGVYPMELPDPALLGKLLLEAEIKGSQQPPAVRGKPHSGADLDGVQSLLGGGGAADALRRP from the coding sequence GTGCCACGTGGTGACGGAAGACTCAACCACGATCTTCTTCCCGGCGAGAAAGGCCCCCAGGACGCTTGCGGCGTCTTCGGTGTCTGGGCTCCCGGCGAGGAGGTCGCCAAGCTCACGTTCTTCGGCCTTTATGCCCTGCAGCACCGTGGACAGGAATCCGCGGGCATCGCAGTGAGCAACGGCTCCCAGATTCTCGTCTTCAAGGACATGGGACTTGTCTCCCAGGTCTTCGACGAGGCCTCCCTGGGGTCCTTGCACGGGCATATCGCCGTCGGACACGCCCGCTACTCGACCACCGGTTCCTCGGTCTGGGAGAACGCCCAGCCGACCTTCCGCGCGACCGTCAACGGTTCGCTGGCCCTCGGGCACAACGGAAACCTGGTGAACACCGCCGAACTGGCGGAGATGGTCGCCCGACTGCCCGGTGAGGAGCACGTCTCCCGCTCCGGCCGCAGCGCCGCGACCAACGACACCGATCTGGTGACAGCCCTGCTCGCGGGCCACCCTGAGCTCTCCATCGAGGAGACCGCCCAGCAGGTGCTGCCCAAGGTCAAGGGCGCCTTCTCGCTGGTCTTCATGGACGAGCACACGCTCTACGCCGCCCGTGACCCGCAGGGCATCCGCCCGCTGGTCCTCGGCCGGCTGGAGCGCGGCTGGGTGGTCGCCTCCGAGACGGCCGCCCTCGACATCTGCGGCGCCTCCTACATCCGTGAGGTGGAGCCCGGCGAGCTGATCGCCATCGACGAGAACGGCATGCGCAGCAGCCGGTTCGCCGAGGCCAAGCCGAAGGGCTGCGTCTTCGAGTACGTCTACCTGGCCCGCCCCGACACCTCCATCGCCGGCCGCAACGTGCACCTCTCCCGCGTGGAGATGGGGCGCAAGCTGGCCAAGGAGGCACCCGTCGAGGCCGACCTGGTGATAGCGACCCCGGAGTCCGGCACCCCGGCCGCCATCGGCTACGCCGAGGCCAGCGGCATCCCGTACGGCTCCGGCCTGGTGAAGAACGCCTACGTGGGCCGTACCTTCATCCAGCCCAGCCAGACCATCCGCCAGCTCGGGATCCGGCTCAAGCTCAACCCGCTCAAGGAAGTCATCGCGGGCAAGCGCCTGGTCGTCGTCGACGACTCCATCGTGCGCGGCAACACCCAGCGCGCGCTGGTGCGGATGCTGCGTGAGGCGGGCGCCGCCGAGGTGCACATCCGGATCTCCTCGCCGCCGGTGAAGTGGCCCTGCTTCTTCGGCATCGACTTCGCGACCCGCGCGGAGCTGATCGCCAACGGGATGACCGTCGAGGAGATCGGCCGCACGCTCGGCGCGGACTCCCTGGCGTACATCTCGATCGACGGCATGATCGAGGCGACCACGCAGCCCAAGGACAAGCTCTGCCGGGCCTGCTTCGACGGGGTCTACCCGATGGAGCTGCCGGACCCGGCACTGCTGGGCAAGCTGCTCCTGGAGGCCGAGATCAAGGGCAGCCAGCAGCCGCCGGCCGTCCGCGGCAAGCCGCACTCCGGAGCGGACCTGGACGGTGTCCAGTCGCTGCTCGGCGGTGGCGGCGCGGCCGACGCGCTGCGACGCCCGTAG
- a CDS encoding diacylglycerol kinase: MSTPASHAATPGNGEPLLVLLDPAAKQTDGESVRIAKDVLCGGADVKVAHPESPSELDRVLSHRGRRRPVVIGSDLALQRVLQALYRQRELGSDPVGLIPVGRPAELNAARALGVPAEPVRAARAVLTGAPRELDLLVDDGGGVVLGAVRIAGTGVRRGLGRTGGWRSLWAKLAAAEQATGKPPQGAGEHPEARLRVEADGRLLADVHRPVRVVQVSLPLGEGVMEIVVRAPGALVRARAGSVTVAGRGFGYEADGHPVGPVRTRTWTVHPACWRLLLPG, encoded by the coding sequence CTGTCCACGCCCGCATCCCACGCTGCCACCCCCGGCAACGGCGAGCCACTGCTCGTCCTGCTCGACCCGGCCGCCAAGCAGACCGACGGAGAGTCGGTCCGGATCGCGAAGGATGTGCTCTGCGGAGGAGCGGACGTCAAGGTGGCGCACCCGGAGAGTCCGTCCGAACTGGACCGGGTGCTTTCGCACCGGGGCCGTCGTCGACCGGTCGTGATCGGGTCCGATCTGGCGCTGCAACGGGTCCTCCAGGCCCTGTACCGGCAGCGTGAACTGGGCAGCGACCCGGTCGGGCTGATCCCGGTGGGCCGGCCCGCCGAGCTGAACGCGGCCCGGGCCCTGGGGGTGCCCGCGGAGCCGGTCCGAGCGGCCCGGGCGGTCCTCACGGGGGCGCCGCGCGAGCTGGACCTGCTGGTGGACGACGGCGGCGGGGTGGTGCTGGGCGCGGTCCGGATCGCGGGGACGGGCGTCCGCCGCGGGCTGGGCCGAACGGGCGGTTGGCGTTCGCTATGGGCGAAACTGGCTGCGGCCGAGCAGGCGACCGGCAAGCCGCCGCAGGGGGCCGGCGAGCACCCCGAGGCGCGGCTGCGGGTGGAGGCGGACGGACGGCTGCTGGCGGACGTCCACCGGCCGGTGCGGGTGGTCCAGGTGAGCCTGCCGCTGGGCGAGGGCGTGATGGAGATCGTGGTGCGCGCCCCGGGCGCGCTGGTCCGGGCCCGCGCCGGGTCGGTCACGGTGGCCGGCCGCGGCTTCGGCTACGAGGCGGACGGGCACCCGGTCGGCCCGGTCCGCACCCGGACCTGGACGGTGCACCCGGCCTGCTGGCGACTGCTGCTGCCGGGCTGA
- a CDS encoding adenylosuccinate synthase has translation MPALVLVGAQWGDEGKGKATDLLGGSVDYVVRYQGGNNAGHTVVIGDQKYALHLLPSGILSPNVVPVIGNGVVIDPGVLLSELNGLNERDIDTSKLLISGNAHLITPYHRTLDKVTERFLGKRRIGTTGRGIGPTYADKINRVGIRVQDLFDESILQQKVEAALHDKNQLLVKLYNRRAIPADLVVQEYLGYADKLRPFLADTTLVLDEALKANKVVLLEGGQGTLLDVDHGTYPFVTSSNPTAGGACTGAGIGPTKIDRVIGILKAYTTRVGSGPFPTELLDADGDALRRIGGERGVTTGRDRRCGWFDAVIARYATRVNGLTDFFLTKLDVLTGWEQIPVCVAYEIDGKRVEELPYNQSDFHHAKPIYENLPGWTEDISKAQTFADLPKNAQAYVKALEEMSGAPISAIGVGPGRTETIQINSFI, from the coding sequence GTGCCGGCACTCGTGCTCGTTGGCGCTCAGTGGGGGGACGAGGGCAAGGGGAAGGCGACCGACCTCCTCGGTGGCTCCGTCGACTATGTCGTCCGCTACCAGGGCGGCAACAACGCCGGTCACACGGTGGTCATCGGCGACCAGAAGTATGCCCTGCACCTGCTCCCTTCCGGCATCCTCAGCCCGAATGTGGTGCCGGTGATCGGCAACGGCGTCGTGATCGACCCGGGCGTGCTGCTCTCCGAGCTGAACGGCCTGAACGAGCGCGACATCGACACCTCGAAGCTGCTGATCTCGGGCAACGCCCACCTGATCACGCCGTACCACCGCACCCTGGACAAGGTCACCGAGCGCTTCCTCGGCAAGCGCCGGATCGGCACCACCGGCCGCGGCATCGGCCCGACCTACGCCGACAAGATCAACCGCGTCGGCATCCGGGTCCAGGACCTCTTCGACGAGTCGATCCTGCAGCAGAAGGTCGAAGCGGCCCTGCACGACAAGAACCAGCTGCTGGTCAAGCTCTACAACCGCCGCGCCATCCCGGCCGACCTGGTCGTCCAGGAGTACCTCGGCTACGCCGACAAGCTGCGCCCCTTCCTCGCCGACACCACCCTCGTCCTGGACGAGGCCCTGAAGGCGAACAAGGTCGTCCTGCTGGAGGGCGGCCAGGGCACCCTGCTGGACGTCGACCACGGCACGTACCCCTTCGTGACCTCGTCGAACCCGACCGCCGGCGGTGCCTGCACCGGCGCCGGCATCGGCCCGACCAAGATCGACCGGGTCATCGGCATCCTGAAGGCGTACACCACCCGCGTCGGCTCGGGCCCGTTCCCGACCGAGTTGCTGGACGCCGACGGCGACGCGCTGCGCCGGATCGGCGGCGAGCGCGGTGTCACCACCGGCCGTGACCGCCGCTGCGGCTGGTTCGACGCGGTCATCGCCCGCTACGCCACCCGCGTCAACGGCCTGACCGACTTCTTCCTCACCAAGCTGGACGTGCTCACCGGCTGGGAGCAGATCCCGGTCTGCGTCGCGTACGAGATCGACGGCAAGCGCGTCGAGGAGCTCCCGTACAACCAGTCGGACTTCCACCACGCGAAGCCGATCTACGAGAACCTCCCCGGCTGGACCGAGGACATCAGCAAGGCGCAGACCTTCGCCGACCTGCCGAAGAACGCGCAGGCGTACGTGAAGGCGCTGGAGGAGATGTCGGGCGCCCCGATCTCCGCCATCGGTGTCGGCCCGGGCCGGACCGAGACGATCCAGATCAACTCGTTCATCTAG
- a CDS encoding GNAT family N-acetyltransferase, giving the protein MTAKLPAPLTLTGRTIRLEPLGRHHLPDLFAAAGGDEEVWRWIPSGTPRSADELGAVIDKRLAEIEAGTAVVFAVIDRQSGRAVGMTGYYDFDAEDELVEIGGTWYARSAWRTAVNTEAKLLLLTHAYEELGMGRVFWKTDHLNERSRNAILRLGATFEGIHRRERRRADGSWRDSVYFSMLADEWPPAKRRLTERLARG; this is encoded by the coding sequence ATGACCGCCAAGCTGCCCGCACCCCTCACCCTGACCGGCCGGACCATCCGTCTGGAGCCCCTCGGCCGGCACCACCTGCCCGACCTGTTCGCCGCCGCCGGCGGGGACGAGGAGGTCTGGCGCTGGATCCCCTCCGGGACCCCGCGCAGCGCGGACGAGCTCGGCGCGGTCATCGACAAGCGGCTCGCCGAGATCGAGGCCGGCACCGCCGTGGTCTTCGCCGTCATCGACCGGCAGAGCGGCCGGGCCGTCGGCATGACCGGCTACTACGACTTCGACGCCGAGGACGAACTCGTCGAGATCGGCGGCACCTGGTACGCCCGGTCCGCCTGGCGGACCGCCGTGAACACCGAGGCCAAGCTGCTGCTGCTCACCCACGCCTACGAGGAGCTGGGCATGGGGCGGGTGTTCTGGAAGACCGACCACCTGAACGAGCGCTCCCGCAACGCCATCCTCCGCCTGGGCGCCACCTTCGAGGGCATCCACCGGCGGGAGCGCCGCCGCGCCGACGGCAGCTGGCGCGACAGCGTGTACTTCTCGATGCTCGCGGACGAGTGGCCGCCGGCCAAGCGGCGGCTGACGGAGCGTCTGGCCCGCGGCTGA